The stretch of DNA CACATCATAAGCATCTATATGCATAACTTCTTCTTCCCCATCCAAAACGAAAGTGCTAAATCTTGTACTTTTTCTTTCATGAAGATATAAACCTTTTTCTATTCAGCGCAAAAATCTTATGCACCCCGCCCACCTTCTCTTATTATGCCTTCTGAGCCTTTTATCGGGATGCTCATCCCCAACCTCTCCTTCTCACATAGAAGCTGCTCGCGTCACGACACAAAGTTCTGGCCAGCTCATCCTATATCCCTCCATAGAGTCTCGCCCCGCTCCCATATACAACTGGCCTACCCCAAAATCTCCCGTTATTACAAACTACTCCTTTCATTGCCATGGAGCCTCTGGATCATTATCTACAGAAGAGTCTCTGATTTTTGACTGCGATGGAATCAAACATTTAGCCAAACCTTTTTTCGTTCACCCCCTTCTTCTTACCATTGCTCAACTTATTCACCATCATTTCCCCATCACCGTTGAAGAAGGGTATTGTTGTCCTATGCACTACCAGTTTCTCCAAGTTTCTGGGGTTCCCTTATCAGAACAACACTGTAAAGGCTTAGCAGCAATCGTTGCTACACAACAGTCTATCTCTCCCCAGATGCTAGCCCCTATTCTAACAAAACTATACAAAGGCCCCCCGCTTCCCTCCAAAACAATAACCCTTTCTCAGACAAGCATCCAAAATGAAGATTTTAAGATCACGTCAACTTTTAGAAAGAATAAACCCATCTTAATCATTGAGATTCAAAATGAATAAATCCTTTTCCCCTTAACAAAAAAAAACTTCTTCCCTATACTTTGCCCCGTAAGAGCGTTTCTTACCAGATAGAGGGAGACCCCCTTTTTCTGTCTTTCTTCAGAATTAGAAGATTGTGCCGGCGTGGCGGAATGGTAGACGCGGTAGACTCAAAATCTACTCTTAGCAGTAAGGTGTTGGTTCGAGTCCAATCGCCGGCATTAATCGTTCTTCATGATTTGTGTTGCTAATAATTCGTAAGAGTCTTTTTTTAAAGGAGAACGCCAACCTGCTCTCCTGTCATGAAAGAATCATCCCTTCTCCCCTTATTAAAAAAAAAGAAAGGTTTTTTCTTATCGATCCTCGATCTCACACAAAATGAAGCCTCTCTTTCTTCAGACGAGCTCACTAAAGTATTACGGCAGAAAAAAACTCTTTTATCTTGTATAGAAAAAGTCGACCAGCAAATCAAAAAATTCCGGGATAGTTTCTCTGTAGCTCTTCCTCAAGAAATTCAGGAAGAACTAGCAGAAATACGCTCCGTCATTCTGCGTATTCTAGAAACGGACAAAAACAACTATTCCATAAGAAAAACCGAACTGGGAACTTATGTCAAAAATCGACACCTGTGATTCTTGCGTTTCCAATAGCGAGCTTTTAGCCATTCGTGCACGCGTAACCCAATCGTACCGAGAGGCTCAAACCATTCTTGCTTCTATTCCTGATGGAATTATTCTACTCTCTGAATGCGGAGAAATTGTAACTTGTAATTCCCAAGCTCGTTCTATTTTAGGAATTCCAGAAGATATTCAGTTAGTCCATCGAATGTTTCATGAGTTCTTTCCGGACACCTTTTTTGGATTCTCGGTTCAAGAAGCTCTAAACAAAGAGATCCCTCCTAAAACGATTCGTTTGACCTTATCCCAAGACCTTTCTCATAAGGAAATCGAAGTATTCGTTAGAAAAAATCTTTCAAATAACTTTCTTTTTCTTCTTATCAGAGACCGGTCAGACTATCGACAGCTCGAGCAAGCAATCGAAAAATATCGTAGCATCTCTGAACTAGGGAAGATCGCTGCCACTCTTGCTCATGAAATACGCAATCCTCTAACAGGAATCTCCGGATTTGCTGCAATTCTTAA from Chlamydia suis encodes:
- a CDS encoding two-component system sensor histidine kinase NtrB, coding for MSKIDTCDSCVSNSELLAIRARVTQSYREAQTILASIPDGIILLSECGEIVTCNSQARSILGIPEDIQLVHRMFHEFFPDTFFGFSVQEALNKEIPPKTIRLTLSQDLSHKEIEVFVRKNLSNNFLFLLIRDRSDYRQLEQAIEKYRSISELGKIAATLAHEIRNPLTGISGFAAILKEELSSERHQRMLNVIIEGSRSLNSLVSSMLEYTKIQPLNLRSIDLQDFFSSLIPELSLTFPSCTFKRTLSSPSFRSIDPDRLRCVIWNLVKNAAEASDDEIVLELHDKGFSVTNTGTLPLNIQEKLFLPFFTTKPQGNGLGLAEAHKIMRLHGGDLVFSNQDNLIVFTLLWTPA